Proteins from one Rosa chinensis cultivar Old Blush chromosome 7, RchiOBHm-V2, whole genome shotgun sequence genomic window:
- the LOC112176242 gene encoding uncharacterized protein LOC112176242, whose translation MYNAHKGRKGRSSPLWKNLSGIPPQPSSKECGYFIMRYMRDIIEDKDFSFVNKWERRSNHIYTQVDIDEMRNEWARFVVNRYV comes from the exons ATGTATAATGCACACAAGGGCAGGAAAGGCCGAAGTTCGCCTCTATGGAAAAATTTGTCG GGTATTCCTCCTCAACCTAGCAGCAAGGAGTGTGGCTACTTTATCATGCGATACATgagagacatcattgaggaTAAGGACTTTTCATTTGTTAACAAG tgggagaggagaagcAACCATATTTATACCCAAGTGGATATTGATGAGATGAGGAATGAGTGGGCTAGGTTTGTGGTTAATAGATATGTGTAG